A stretch of DNA from Lodderomyces elongisporus chromosome 4, complete sequence:
GAGCAACAATGTTTTTCAAGGCACCTCCAATACATACACCAGCAACGTCTTCAATGACATTGACATGGAAATATGGACGATGGAATGCGGCTTTCAAAATGTATTGGTCGATATCTTTGCCTGCGCCACGGTAATCTGATGGTAATTTGTAGGCAACTGTTGTTTCTGACCATTTACAACGTGCCACTTCGGGTGCCAAGTTGGCACCTGATAATGCACCACATGTGATTCCCAATTCCTCGGTGATATAAGTGGACAACAATTTACAGCCTTCTTTGCTGACTTCAAGACCTTTTAAGCATGAAATGGCACGAGCAGTTGGTGGTACATGGCCTTTCAATTGCTTAAGGATCTTGGGTAAGAACTGGTGAGGCATGTTGAACACGATCAAATCGGCACCCTCAACGGTTTTGAGCAAACTTGGTTCAGCAACCAAGTTTGTTGGTAATTTCACACCTGGTAAGTATTTGATGTTCACGTGCTGTTGGTTAATAATTTCGGTTAATGGTTTTCcgtcaattttttcttcaaagaCCCACATTCTAACGTGGTGGGCAAACAAGTGTGGTCTTGCAAGGGCATTCTCGGCAACAACCTTGGCAATTGTGGTACCCCAGTTACCCGAGCCAATGACACAGATCCTAAATGGATGGTCTGGCGAGAGTGAATTCTTTGGGTTTGGAGATTTGGTTGGTGTGAGAATATTGGATAGTTGTGTTAATCTGGATTGGGCTCCTGACATCTTGCGTGTGTGTATGAATGTAATGGGAGTTGTAGAAGTATTGGTAAATGCAACAAAAGTAGACTTTAAGTTGCGATGAAGGGAATGGGAATAGTAATTACGTCTGAGTAGAAACAATATGGAAACGttgaaataagaaaagaacagagAAAGGATGAGAACTGTACAAGAATGAATTAATATCCAGAGATTTGtcctttatatatatatatatatattatttatatatgaaTTTATCAAGATAAGTATGAAAATAATTTTATATATGAAAATGTTGATGTCATTGGATTGGATTGGGAGAAGGTGGAGGAGGGGGGAGGAGGCTCAATggaaataattttttttttaaaatgtttttttttattttttattaatttttattttttgagtGTGACAATagaaaaattttgtttttgtgtgATGAAAAATTCAATTCGGTTCCGGGCCTATTAGTGGGAAACTGAAGCAAGAAGTATTGAAGCATTGAAGCATTGAAGCATTGAAGCCGAAATAGTTGATCTTGAAACAATACATTCTATGTCCAAAAGGGCTTCTGTCGTAGAATGTCGGAAAGTGGGGATGgagagagtgagagtgagagtgagagtgagagaTACGGACAAACGAAAAGATTGTATATGTAAGAACATTACCTATTGACAACTACATTGAGTGAACAGTAGTGACTGTCGAGTGTATTGtcaaataaaagagaaaacataGCAATTATTTTGTATCTTGTACTCCTTTCCTAAGTAAGAATCTAAAATCATCCGTATCTCTTTGGTATCTTCGATTTCTACCTCTTCAAAGTcacaatttttattttttagaAGTTCCATtcttgtctctttttttttgggtttgTCTTCAGTGTAAtgtatgtttgtttttgtgtcTACTGTTCAACGGCcttctgttttttatttctttttttttttaatttccttTAAATTCCATTTTAGACACTGAAGAAGTATTTAAGAAAAGttaagagagagagggactAAGAGCAAGAGATAACCGAGGCTCTTTAGTCGGGACATATATTTACATGTGGATTTCCTTTGCTAATacgaaagacaaaagaatgCATAATCTCATACAGATTTTCTCTCCATCCtcccttccttcctttgcTTCCCTTGCTTAATATCGCTTCAAGCACCTCCCCCTCTCTTACTCCCCcctctcttccttttcctcgtttttcctcttccaTCACACGAGATCTAATAGATTTATCCTTACCTTAACATACattatacatacatatggGTACGATAGTTATTGGTGACGGAGATGGCAATAGTACTAAtaaatttctttaaaaaaaaaaagagtgcAAGATCTCATCTGTCGCCATTCTTCACTTAAAAAtatagcagcagcaatttTTTAAACGTTTAAACGTTCCCTTGTTTCCTATCAATCTATCTATTTATCTaatcttatttttttgattcatTTGTCCTTTTGCTTATTCAATGTTTGGCATatttaatgaaaaaaaaaattgacgTACTTTTTCTTGAAGAATACAATgatgtaaagaaaaaaaaaaaaatttggttgAGTGTGGGGGGTAATAGTAAATAATAAGGAAACATTGATGACGGACCGAGCTATTAACGCCAGAAGAGTACATAAACACTACATTTAACAATCTTTAGAGTCATTTCAATAAACCCTcgtctcttttttctctttatacTTTCATTCTGTTCTATTCCATCCTTCTActtgttgttttcctttcttattcattttcattttttttgtttttgtttttgttttttgtttcgaGGTGCTTGCCCCGCAACCCAAATATGCTTTTAACCTGCGGTTAATCCCGTAGGATGCATAATGATGGCATAGATACGCAATATATTTTTGTCGGTACTTCGTTACTGGGCCAAAGTTTCTTTTGAACTCATACTTCAGAATTAGATACAAGCTTGATGGAAgatgaaagagaaagagaaagagaaatgaaaaaggaataaGAGCTAGAGAACTAGTAAAGCCGACTTGTTTTTGGGTGGTGAGGGAATAAAATGTAAGATCTTTTGACTTCTTTCATTCAGCAAACCCACACACTCTTTGCCTCTCTCAACCGAcatttttggttcttccTCTTACCAACCCTTTTTTTGGcattttgttattttgttaattttgttaattttgtttttaataaTTGCTGCAGATTAGCTTAGAGAACATTTGAATTTTATGAAAATCTCAACGGTTCGAAAAAGTTGCGTTTCCCAATTTTGTCCATCAACTTCCCTTCACCCGAATTGTTACACAAACAATACCTAGACAATTATGTCACTTAATTTGCTTGACTTGACCTATACAAACAATAGACAATTTTCAAGTTTCAAGTACTGACTGATTGGATAGTTGAAGAAATGggaagcaaaaacaaaaagtaaagaaggaaaaaatatataaaaaaaaagacatagaagaaaagaaccaaaattaaaaaatagaagaacAGAGCcataaatcaaaaaaaaaaataccaGAGTTTTAATAAtattaaagaaagaattgaaaataaatattctATATAAACCTAACTTGGATCACTGCCAATTCTCCTTTTGATATCCATAAGTAGGAAACTTTCGTTGTATCTCTTCCTCGTCATCATCCTCGATTTCATGCTGCTCCTCATTCAgtttcttattcttcttcgtaCTATTCTTGCTAATACCACCTCCACTACGATCATGTTCATTATCATCTCTCTTGCCTATCTCCCCATATTCATTCACAGTTTTCCTCCCTATTCCTTCATGGTTGCCGTTTTCACCACCATcaacttcatcttcttcttcttctgcttcttctccatcttcttcttcatcttcttctacttcgTCCTCACTTAGCTCATCGATATCACCTGACTTGGCACCTATACCACCTACACCGCCTCTGCCATTTAGATGCTCAAGATTTTCAATATACAATTTCTTATTCGCATTCCGCTTACATGTCAATGTTCCAACATGTCTTTTCAACGCATCCTTTCTAGCAAAACCTTTACCACAAAACTCACATATATTGGGCGGAATAGACAAGTGCTGTTTTTCATGCCGTTTCAAATCTGATGAGCGACGGAACGACATTGAACATTTGTCACAAGGAAACTTCCGTACACCTTCACCTTTAAACTTCTTGCGTGATGTCGAAACCAGCTGACGTGCATTATTAGCCTTTGCGGCAGTAAAATCAACACTTGTATTTTCAAGTTGTGCCATAGGGTTTCTCTCGCTATCCGCTTTTAAATGTAAGGCTTCACCAATAAGAAAATTCCATCCTTGCTCGTTACCAGCTGGATGATGTCTACTATTAAGCAACGGAGCGGATTTGATTGTCTCATCTTTCTGTTCACTTGCTTTGTATTCATCAGCTTTAGTTCCTCCCGGGGTCGTGTCTACTCCTGCGCCCACTCCTGCACCCACTCCCAATCCAACTCCTCCATCACCTCCATGTGGGCTGCCAGTGAAAATATTGTTACTTAGGTTGGGAAAATTCTGATAAAACCCTTGGACATTCAACTGtccattttcatttgcttCCAAATGTTTCAGATTTGATATTGGATTACCATGCGGAGAACTAGCATATTGCAAACGAGTCAAGAGGTCCAGGATTGTAGGGTCTACAATCCCTCGGTTCTGTTCATTGATTCCTTGAGCTGTGGCAACTAAAGCGTCTCTGGCCAACCTCAAAAATCGTTGATCttcattctcattctcGGGTGTCCTTTCCCGTCTTAGTGTTGTACGCGTAGAGCTTACTATTGGTTGGCTAGTAGGTATGGGCGaagtgccttgttgatgtAGACTACTGCTtccaaaaaacaattcGTTGTTATTGTGAGGATGGTGATTGTGGTGATTGTGGTGAGAGTCATGCTTGAACTTTTTTGCCGGCGGCGAAGAGCTTTTATTGCTCTTGATATTCTTGACATTATGATGACTATTGGATCTCTCGTTGCTTGGTTTGATGCTGTTGGCTGATGTGCTAGGATATAATGGACTAGCAGGATTTGGTGAAAACATTGTAAAACTCATTGCCCTGTTAATCTCTCTGTTACTatgttgctgttgtggtgggggtggttgttgttgtggtgggGGTGTTTGCCGTGATAAAATATTTTGTTGCGAATAAGACCTATTTAAAAACTGTGGCGTTCTTTGGCGGTGCTCTACTTGATGGGATTGTTGGTGATACGGCAGACCCAAtctttgctgttgttgctgttgttgctgtacTTGCTCTTCTCTCGACCTTTGCTTTGCTAATTGTATCTCAAAGTGTGATGGACTATGCTCGGTGTGTTCAAGTCCCTGTCCCTTTTGTTTACTTTGTTGATGGTGCTGAAAATGTTCTAAATTCGACAGAAAATGATCTTGAGATGGTAGTATAACTGGAGAAATGGGTTTCGATTGTGTTCCTAGTGctaaatttgaatttgaatttgaatttgaaccTGAGCTAGCAGTTATTTGTGAGATCGAAAGCGGTTTCCTTCTGGTATCTGGTTGACGAAAGTTAGTATTCCGATCACTCGCAATATGGCTTTGATGATTATGGTCAAAGGAGTCTAGTATTTCCTTATACAGCTGGCtcatttatatatgtataaatatatagatatatagatataagaataaaaataaaacttgTGTAAATGTTCTTCTTTAATCATTCGATACTGAActtataattttttaagATTGGTATTATAAAGTAGTAGCAAATGACAATGTTTAAGTAATCAATGCAAATTCACTATTGCAATATGTCGGGatgatggtgttgatgttgtttttaCGTTATTCTTTCTACCTCGACtagaaaagaatacaaaacaaaacaaccaaaaaaaaaaaaaacagagcaAATTGCCCAATCTTAAAGCCACAGTTTTGATAAGGACATAACTTCATCACTTTTCAAAACCatatatttggtttttttatttttggtttttggttttgttttgcttttttttgttctttaacACTGCTGACATGATTTACGAGGGACGAAGATAGAAAACCTTCCAAACCCCTCGCTATTAAGTTCCTTTCCATTCTGCAGAGACCCATCATTCATCATAGTCGTCGTCGAAAGACGCAGACTAATGGTGCAGATGTCATGTAATGGTTTTGTATAGTTATGGACTCTCCTAGTAAGGATGaaaggatgaagaagaagaagaaacaaaaagaaaaagaaaaagaaaccatACTTTGATATTTTTGCAGTCGCCACgttggttttctttttgttgttttcatGATTTCTTGATTTCTTGATTTCAAACGAAACATATATCCAATGTGTCAACACTCTATAAGGATTACTCAACTCACTCTCCAACAAATGGTTTATAACCTTGTTTCTATTCAGTATACATacaatttggttttttttttggccgTTTGTGTCAAACAAACCCTAGTTcttggtgatgatgacgaaTGTGCTATTATGGTTTCTGATGAGAAtagttgttttgcaaatttgaaatgtgtggttgtcttttttatttgagcttttattttttattttttattttttattttctttatttttatattttattttaatttttctctttttgccTGCGGtagacgaaaaaaaaaaaaaacagagagagaaaaaaaaaaagtgtggTTCAACTTTCTAGAAGCCCATTCACCATGAAAATGATTTAAACCACGAGGCATCAATAATAGTATATGGAAAATGGAGGATGAAgatgtgtttttttttagaggTGGGAGTGGaagtagcagtagtaggagaagaaaagaacagaaaTAGAAACTACTACgctcccttttttttttttattttggcaTTCTTTAGTTGCTATATTAATTGAAGCTACAAACTGCAAGTAATCTCTTTACAAAGATATTTATTATGAAGAGTATTCTTTGAAGCAACAAACTTTGGGTGATTGATTGTTTAAGAACTTGAAACAAATCAGTACATCTCTGGGACTTCCATGACTCTAGTAGAATCTGatctttaaaaaaaaaaaaaaaaattgaaaattttaaaGTGTATGCGGCGTACTGAATAGTTAATGAGAGAGGAGGGGAAAGCGCAGCGAGCTCATAATCATTTTGAATCATGGACTTGCACGTGACTTGTCACAAGATGTTCTTTGTTACTTGCCCCTGAATTGCAAATTAAGTCGACTAAATGAGAGGTAATGAGATGATTGATGGTTCTAAGAAGATTTGAGTTGAATAGTAGATGGTTTGCCATGTTTGTAATACATTTCACCTTGCTGccttctttgtctttgggccattttctttctgatttttcttctttttttattctgtttttctttttatgtattatttatttcagTGAAAATGGTGAAAGTTTTTAAAGACTAAAATTaatcatttgtttttcactTTTGAACTGAATCtggatatttttttcaagtgtaagttcaatttttctttttatgtCTAAACACgaatttatataaattatGATACTTTCccacattttttttggtcccAAATTGAGATGAAAAATTTACTGggaaagagacaaagaaaaaaatggtaGAGCTCGGGAGCACTCAAATTGTACTGTAATAAGAATTATATATCACTATAAATAGCGCCATCCGCCATTACTCTAGTGGTATCATATACGCAAAGAACCACAAatctttgaaaacattATTCTTGCAATGAACATCATAGGGCTACGCCGTTCTCGATCATAAGCCATATCAGTTGGGAGAGCCTTACTTGTTCACAAATTCAAGTATACAatacacaaaagaaaaaaaaaatgagcaaagaaagagatAGAGAGTAacataaataaaaaaaaacaaacagaatGTTGGTCAAGGAATTTGCTTCCAGATTCGGTAATTTCCGTACGACTTTGAATATTCGATTGGCGCGATGTTgaagaatttttttttttcttttgtctttcttttttcaaacttaCGGAGAATgaatgagagagagagagagaaatagagagaaaaagaaaaaaaaaaaacaacgaAAAAGAGCAAGCGTCAgcttttcaacaaaatacTTGACTCATCATCttatctcttctttttatttcaacttcaactttgACTATAGTGAATAGGGTACCCACCAcattcttcatcttcattccGTTGGACATCACATCAAAttaaatttgtttgtttattccAAAACCTCGATACATCCCgttcattttgttttttctattctttt
This window harbors:
- the GPD1_1 gene encoding glycerol-3-phosphate dehydrogenase translates to MSGAQSRLTQLSNILTPTKSPNPKNSLSPDHPFRICVIGSGNWGTTIAKVVAENALARPHLFAHHVRMWVFEEKIDGKPLTEIINQQHVNIKYLPGVKLPTNLVAEPSLLKTVEGADLIVFNMPHQFLPKILKQLKGHVPPTARAISCLKGLEVSKEGCKLLSTYITEELGITCGALSGANLAPEVARCKWSETTVAYKLPSDYRGAGKDIDQYILKAAFHRPYFHVNVIEDVAGVCIGGALKNIVALAVGFVEGLGWGDNAKAAIMRVGLLETIKFSEMFFPESLASTFTAESAGVADLITTCSGGRNVRVGRYMAETGASAEQAEKKLLNGQSSQGIVTAKEVHELLTNVEKLDEFPLFEATYQIIYGSESIENLPNLLNRDAHFS
- the MET32 gene encoding transcriptional regulator of sulfur amino acid metabolism; translation: MSQSYKEILDSFDHNHQSHIASDRNTNFRQPDTRRKPLSISQITASSGSNSNSNSNLALGTQSKPISPVILPSQDHFSSNLEHFQHHQQSKQKGQGLEHTEHSPSHFEIQLAKQRSREEQVQQQQQQQQRLGSPYHQQSHQVEHRQRTPQFLNRSYSQQNILSRQTPPPQQQPPPPQQQHSNREINRAMSFTMFSPNPASPLYPSTSANSIKPSNERSNSHHNVKNIKSNKSSSPPAKKFKHDSHHNHHNHHPHNNNELFFGSSSLHQQGTSPIPTSQPIVSSTRTTLRRERTPENENEDQRFLRLARDALVATAQGINEQNRGIVDPTISDLLTRLQYASSPHGNPISNSKHLEANENGQLNVQGFYQNFPNLSNNIFTGSPHGGDGGVGLGVGAGVGAGVDTTPGGTKADEYKASEQKDETIKSAPLLNSRHHPAGNEQGWNFLIGEALHLKADSERNPMAQLENTSVDFTAAKANNARQSVSTSRKKFKGEGVRKFPCDKCSMSFRRSSDLKRHEKQHLSIPPNICEFCGKGFARKDALKRHVGTLTCKRNANKKLYIENLEHLNGRGGVGGIGAKSGDIDELSEDEVEEDEEEDGEEAEEEEDEVDGGENGNHEGIGRKTVNEYGEIGKRDDNEHDRSGGGISKNSTKKNKKSNEEQHEIEDDDEEEIQRKFPTYGYQKENWQ